The following proteins are encoded in a genomic region of Gavia stellata isolate bGavSte3 unplaced genomic scaffold, bGavSte3.hap2 HAP2_SCAFFOLD_42, whole genome shotgun sequence:
- the LOC104252053 gene encoding olfactory receptor 14J1, producing MSNSSSITQFLLLAFADTRELQLLHFCLFLGIYLAALLGNGLIITTIVCDHHLHSPMYFFLLNLSLLDLGSISTTVPKAMANSLWDTRAISYAGCAAQVFLFLFFTSAEFYLLTFMSYDRYIAICKPLHYGTLLGSRACVHMAAAAWGSGLLTSLLHTANTFSLPLCQGNAVDQFFCEIPQIVNLSCSDAYLREVGLLVFTLFFSFLCFLFIVLSYVEILRAVLRIPSEQGPHKAFSTCLPHLAVVSLLICTGTFAYLKPPSISSPSLNLLVSFLYSVVPPAVNPLIYSMRNQELKDAVWKLMTG from the coding sequence atgtccaacagcagctccatcacccagttcctcctcctggcattcgcagacacgcgggagctgcagctcttgcacttctgcctcttcctgggcatctacctggctgccctcctgggcaatggcctcatcatcaccaccatagtctgcgaccaccacctccacagccccatgtacttcttcctcctcaatctctccctcctcgacctgggctccatctccaccactgtccccaaagccatggccaattccctctgggacaccagggccatttCCTATGCAGGATGTGCTGCTcaagtatttctgtttctctttttcacgTCAGCAGAGTTTTACCTTCTCACTTTCATGTCCTACgaccgctacattgccatctgcaaacccctgcactacgggaccctcctgggcagcagagcttgtgtccacatggcagcagctgcctggggcagtgggttgctcacttctctgctgcatacggccaatacattttcactaccactctgccaaggcaatgctgtggaccagttcttctgtgaaatcccacagATTGTAAATCTCTCCTGCTCAGATGCttacctcagggaagttgggcttcttgtttttactttatttttttcttttctttgttttcttttcattgtgctgtcctacGTGGAGATcttgagggctgtgctgaggatcccctctgagcagggaccacataaagccttttccacgtgcctccctcacctggctgtggtCTCCCTCTTAATTTGCACGGGCAcgtttgcctacctgaagcccccctccatctcctccccatccctgaaCCTGCTGGTGTCgtttctgtactcggtggtgcctccagcagtgaaccccctcatctacagcatgaggaaccaggagctcaaggatgcagTGTGGAAACTGATGACTGgatga